Below is a window of Brassica napus cultivar Da-Ae chromosome A5, Da-Ae, whole genome shotgun sequence DNA.
ATCATATTCTAGTGGTTACGAACGTTATTGCCCCGTTATCTAAAATTGTGACTTATATTAAACATCtccgatttttaaaaatatagattttaaaaatataattcgaaTCATAACTTGATAAACTATATACTTTATTTCACATTGATTTATATGACTCATGCATACATAATATTTTctagaaaattaaacaaatgaATGTCATAATAATGGAGAccctttttttatttaaagagttGTTTGGAGGTAAAGTAAGTTTTTTAGTAACTTGAggttaagttcaaaaaaaaaaaaaatggagaccCTGTCATGACATGACTCATGACTCCATTGCTCATAGTCACTACTCATCACTTAAGTGACAAACCCTAACTTCTTTCTTGTACAGTCACTAAAAATGGCTTTTGCGAAAACGACCCCTCATTTAGTATGCAATTTCGTTTCCAGCCACTTTTGTTTGTTAATCATCGCTTATCATCaccttttgtttgttttaaagcAATCTTCTCCATGTCGATGAAAGACCCATATCGTGTGAACACCTTTTACATTCGACGGCTAGCCGaaatttataaagatttaaaaCCATAATTATATGTAGCTGTATCATGTATTTTAATGTTCATGATAGTGTGGAATATTCGACCGACCGTATTAAACTacttttgaaagttttaatactAAAGACTATGTAGGCTGGCGAGTTTTGGTTTTATTTCCGAATTTACCTCACGACTTGTGTGATGTGTCGACCAAGGTCAGTGCCGAACTGCCGATCCGACAATCTCATGTGAGttcaattatttattaattcaaGTTTAACATAACTAATGGTCTCAAGTTGtgagaaaaaaaagttaaaaagattGTGGGTTAGGTTATGGACgtaaagttattaatttacaatgATTGATTAAGGGAGATTAGGTACGTGTTACTGGCTGTTAATCATGGTTACATGTTATTTTTAGGTCACCTACCGACCCTGGAGAAGATTACACACGTAGTCGTCTTGTGTTTGGGCCTATTGTTCGTATCTGAGGTTTATTTGACTGGGTTTTTGGGGCCAGTATATTGCATAACTGGATGGTAGGATGTTTTTTTCAATAATGAACCTAAAGGAGTTATTGGTAacttaatttgtattttaacaGAAAAATGTAAggttaaatttattataagtcatatatttttagttaaggTTATGTCATATGCTTTTAGGATTTATTTCATATCACtgattgaaatttttattatactaaTATAGTATTGAGATAAAGAGTCTCTTACATTATTTCATAAACACAAAACTTtcagtatattatatttttagattttttagtttttataagtaaacaaaaaatgaattttcCAAAATATATGGAAAACcatattaagaaataaaaatttcttaaatGTCTTGAATATATGTTGGTGTgtacatttttgtttgtttcttcaaaTTCTCACTTGTGATGTGTGACCTATTTTCCATGTTaggttaaaaagaaaattgcaTCTTAGCTGTAGTGatacaaataatatatgttCTTTACAAagtaaatacttaaaaatattacattgatGGGAAAACTCTCTTCATCTTTTCCATCTTCTCATAATGCtcaataccaaaattttgattgcaattaaaaaaatatgatgattgCTTTCAGCTTCTAGGGCAATCACGTACAAGATCACCGGTCATGGTGACCTTTCACATTCTCCTGGACCTGTGCATCATGGACATAAACAATGGTAATGTTAAACATTAACAAAAGGAGCTGTACAATAATCTAAAGAAAGTTATATTCACCTGAATTCCTTAGCCATGGGTTGAAGCACATGTGTTCTTTTCTCCAtgagctttggttccttcataAACCTCTTGTTTGCACGTGCTCTGGATTCACGAATCTCATGCGCAACATgatcttttctctctttctccaaATTCTTatcatcttcatcgtccttcgTACAAAGCTGAGAGAGAAGCACCACCATGAGATTTACATCCACCAAAGAAGCAGCTGCttcatcttctcttctctcctcCTCCTGATCGTGTTTAGCTTCACGAGATGAATCCATAACCCGAAAAGAAGTCAAACAGAAAGAATACAGTTATTTTGGAACTTTTCGTCCCAAGGATTAGCCGTCTTTAGGACAAAAGACTTCTCTCTTTATGTGGCTTATTATAGTAAGTAACTAAGTTAATGATATATGGCTACACAACTACATGAATCAATTTGCAGTTTTATTGTGTGGCTATTGTATTTTTTCCCCTTGGAGATTTGATGGAAGAGAAGTAAAGCTTCTAAAATTTGTTAGACAACAGACCGGTGAGCAACTAGCGATTAGAAccgaatgttttttttacagAGCTGATCATGAGCCAAAAAGTTCATAAAGTACTActtttagatgccaaaacttatataaaaatttgaaaatagaaaACTTTATAATTTAGCACCAAAGCCTTATAGTATTATCATTGTAAGTATAATTAATGTTCATTATCATGCAGTCAACTACATAACGCCGTGCACCAAAtttcaacaagaaaaaaactacGTAACGCCGTACATGCTTTCTCAACATACATGTACGTTTTAAATGGAGGTTTAAGGCAGATTTGATGGAGGATTGATTGAACAGACGTGAACCGATAAACGGAAGAAGTGGAAAGGATAGAAGGAATCAGATCGTTGTCTGcgcaagagaagaagaagctagaGATCGTCGAGACGGCTAGAGGAAGGTCCTCTCTGTTTTACGTAAAGTAACGGGTTTACGGGCCAACTCTGTATCAAAATAAACATCGAGGCCCAATCGATTCCGACGTGGAAGAAACACGCGACGCCATTGGCTAAATATTTTATCCGACGTGAATGGTCTAAACGATGAGGATATCCTCCTTTTACTTATTGTATGATTACAACCAAAACTTTTCgaagatatttttttctttgcaaGTAAAACTTTCGTAGAGATCATCATTCTTTTaaccttctctcttcttttctgcTAGATTAAAATTTGGGAAAATGGTCATTTAAAtcctcatttaaaaaaaaacatgaatttgTCCTTAAATCATTTAAAGCACCAATTTATCTTAAATAACCAATTTAAACCTCAACTTAATTTGACTAAACCAAATTTACTTCGTGTAAGGGACTGATTTAACAGAGTTAACCACCGTTTCCAATTTTCGTTAAATCTCTCAAAATTACgtcgttttgatttttttaaaaaaaattaaatttgaaagGAACTGAATTCATGACCAAAGCTACACTTGTTGTAAACTCAAACCACTAGACCACTTACAATTTTATTAGCTTGAATAAATACCAATAGATATTATTCTTCTTGTCCAAATCTGTTTAGTTTTCTCCTCCTCCTTTTCCGTGAAAGCTCACAATTTAATCAGTTAAAACTTTTCTTCTCAACAATAAGTGTAGCTTTGGTCATGGAttcaattattttcaaatacattttttagaaaaattctaaaacgacttTGTTTCAGGGATTTAACGGAAATTGGAAATAATGGTTAACTCTGTTAAATCAATCCGTTACACGAGGTAAATTTGGTTTAGTCAAATTAAGTTGAGGTTTAAATTGGTTATTCAAGATAAACTAGTGTTTTAAGTGGTCTATTTAAATGACCATTTTCCCATTAAAATTTAGATTGTAGATAGACAAATatattttgaccaaaaaaaaaaaaaaagatagacaaatatatatgtaaattgttaTGTTTTCCTAAATATAATGGGCCATGAGAATGGCCTTGCTTATAACAACGAGAATCGACCTATTCATTGTCTAAACTGCCCAGAGCCCATAAAACTATATTAGCCTTGGAgtatttattcaaatttattcGTCAGTAGTATATCGTGGCCTTGTTAATCTCCACACCTTTCACGTGAGACCCCTCTCTCGAAATGGAGAATAGATTAAGCGACGTTGACGTGTTTTAATCTCCTCCTCTTAAACAAATATCCTGCCTCCATGCAAAACATTCTTAATACCCTCGCCTTTTCTCGCTATTTACCACTCTACCCCTACGACCAGCCCTAATGCTTCCTAAAGAGGAAACCCGAGAGTGGCATTCCCCGTAAATAACACCGAAAACCAGCACCGTCTCTTTAGCTTAAGTCACTAATCACACGTAATCCCGTGTGTTGTTAGTCTCTTTAATCACACTTGTTTAAATAATTGGGCAGCCAGAcgaaaaaaaatctttctcttttttctcgtaaagtaatataaaataatgtggGGGAAAATCCTCCGCCAGAAAAAAGGAAAAGCATATCATTAAAATATGTGGCTTCAAGCCTAAATTaatcattaaaataataatttaaaaaaatataaacgaaacgaagaagatgaagaaggaatGATTCTAGTGTTGTAGAGAAGAGAGATTCATTTTGGTTTCTCCAAGTTCATAGCCTCACCGATTCGCTCTATGATCTGATTGTGAATCTCTCTCCGTATCTGGTAACCGATTTCGATTTTCGTGTGGATTCTCATGATTAGTGTTTTACGTTTTGCTGTACAATCGTTCGTGTGGTAGCTGCTAGAGATTTAGGTTATGATACGTTTTTGAATTTGAACATGCAATTGATGTCGATTGTTGATGATTAGGTGATGAGTGTGTGTGGATGAATGTTATGGAAAGAGTGGGTGAAGAAACAGTAGGGAGTAACAACGTGCAATTGAAAGGAGGAAGAGTTGATGATGTTCCTTGCACTGCGCTTCATAGTGAATCAGATGCTGGGAGGAGCGATTGTCCTGGAAGCTCAGCTCCTCCAGGGGATAAGATCTCCGTTGAAGAGCTGACTTATAGAGCTGCTGTTCAAGGGACTAGTCATAATCATATGGAGAGTTCTAGGCCCGCTGGCAAGTTTGAGCATCTCTACCGTCTCGGCTCTTCTGCGTTTAGGGGAGGAGATGTTGATTCTCAGCCACGTGATGTGGATCAGATGTTGTCGAGGATCAGGCAGCAGCTCGCGGGGGCTCCTTCCGAGAGGCAGAACTTGGTGAAGCCTTTTGTGAACAAGAGGAGCGATCAGAATCTCGAGGCTTTCTCCGAGCGTCTGAGAGCAGCTGGTGGAGAGAACAGCGTGGGGCCTGCGTGGATCAGCGACGGTGTCCAGTTGAAAATGACTCCGTTGAGTTCTTCCAGTTTTTCTCAGCTGATACTCAAAAGAGCTATGAAGGGGAAAGGCGTGGTTGGTAAACACCAGGATGCTCCCCCTCCTGAGTTTGATAATAGCAGCAAGTCGCCTGTTGCTCAAGAACCAATCCCGAAAGGTAATGGGATTGTATC
It encodes the following:
- the BNAA05G01460D gene encoding uncharacterized protein BNAA05G01460D, yielding MDSSREAKHDQEEERREDEAAASLVDVNLMVVLLSQLCTKDDEDDKNLEKERKDHVAHEIRESRARANKRFMKEPKLMEKRTHVLQPMAKEFRSRRM